Part of the Montipora foliosa isolate CH-2021 chromosome 13, ASM3666993v2, whole genome shotgun sequence genome is shown below.
TTTTTCCGTTTTTCGTCACGAGTGTTTTATTCATATCGGCAAGGTCTAGTTGATGTCTTacctagaaagaaaaaaatgacacattttaaaatataaaaaaaaaaaaaatctcgcGAAAGGCTTTAAGTTATGTGTTTCCATCGCGACTGGTCTACATAGTGTAATTTTGTCTAGTTATGCATAGTCgcagaaagaaaactaaaatcACCTACACTGAACATTCCCTTTCTAATTCGTGACCCGAAGACACAAAAGAACACATTTTCCATGTACTTAGCAATGTTCACATTAATGTTCGATTACTTTAAGTTGCCCTCACTTTGGCCTTCTCTGATATCACATAAAACCAGCACTGTAGAGGCAAATCCATAGGCGTTGAATAATGCCCTCCCCTCCCTAGTCCAGTGACTGGAGGTAATTGGTTCAGTATGTAATGAGCACGTTGGGTTTTCGACTGTAAGTTGCATGGTTCGAATGTTTCAGTCAGTGCTGTTTCCTCAGAAAGGATCTCATTTCGCTACCTCATCTCTGGGTGTGGTTTCAACTATTTTACATTGATTTGGTAAGGGGGAGGGAGGAGTGGTCCAGGACTGCAATAAACGAGCACCCCATAAAGGAGGAAAAGGAAATGCCCCAAATCGCTTTTTGCGACAAAAAGCCGGATAAAGATGTTGATATCGATAAGCCACTTGGCTTGTTGACCCTGCTCAATTGAACTACCCACATAAACTAAATGCTGTCAGTATCAGTTTTAACGTATCTCTCACCTGGACTGCTTTAGCTCGAATAGATCGAattattgctttgttttggaatCTTGCGTTCATTTTCTGGTTGAGGGGGCTTTCGGACAAGATTTCTTGGATTTTCCTCTTACTCACACCCTCGAAACGCTTGATAAGCCGATATCTTAGTTTTCTTGACCCCGCTCCTTTTTAACAAGGGCACTTAGTTTCCTCTTCTTTAGTTCTTCCTTCTCTTGAAAAGAGAGTTTGTTGAATCTATCAACTTTGCGGACTTTGAATTTAGAGGTGTGTCGCCAGAAACGAATGCACGCCGCTTTCTGTGCTCTGGATCGATCCTTCACTGGCACAGCAAATTTTCCCTTTGTTAAAGAAATAAGTGCAGTGTAGGTTTCCTCGTCGACTGCAGTCATCTGCCGCGGGCCTCTTTTTTTATCTGCACATAATCCACTCGAGAATAAAACGCAAATGAGCAAAATGGGAATCTGGTGTGGCATTTGTTCCATATCAGATATATGTTTCCGTCAATTAGCTTATTTTTAGGAGTTGTAACTGTTGTTTTGGCCTTTATGGTGCTTTTATTCTAGCGAGTTGTAAATACCTTTTCAGGTCTGACATTCATACATGTTTCCATTTATTTCTTGCATAACTCCTCGAGCTGTTTTTAAAACCCAAATGAAACCCTTGCCACGTCGGAGCATAAATGAAGGccgtctgtctgtctgtctcaGTCTGTGACTGACCTACATCGATGACGCGAAGTAAAATGTATCATGGGCTTTTTGCATAACATAGCATGCCTTAAAGCAAAcaagacgctccataaagcgtacattggattgcctgtggtacgcgttacacaaaaacagaaggcactgcagcgttccagttaattttggGGGTAATTAAGatcatttgagggtcacccacatgtcacGCCAGCAGAGACCCCttcacgttcacacctttaattattttgtaatgtcctgtcccattttgaggtcttttagtttttaagctttggtaataaattcagtttaaagataacaaaacacgctcttgagtaaaattcactcgtttcttctttaaataaatactattagtctgcaaaaaactaactgcaaattgctctgacggacgtcttccagcatgtcatgcatgtcttgcagttgcactaagcaaacgtttattgcacacactaagccCGTTTTTTCACGAGAGATGTTTACCTTGGTTTTGTTTCAACTTTACTGAGGTGAAATTTTTAATCGTGTAAACACAGTAGCAAACCTCGGTAAATGGCGGCAAAATCAAATGTAAAGCCAACCCAGGTTTGTCGACAGTTGAACGCCTCATCAGGCATGGTTTAGCTCAGTAACTGACGGTAACCAATGGAAATGCAGACTGTGTCGCAACATGTTGGCGACACGTTTTCAAGCGTTCAGTGAGCCAGTGAAAGAAAATGGATCGCAGCGAAGAATCCCAAATGAACAGGTAAGATGCTGAAAAATCCACatatttttgttaaattttcttttcttatacATTTCATCAAGTATGGTTGTGTTGAGATTGATATTCCGTTAAAAATTACTGTTAAATCGTCGATTTTGCCTCGCAGTTTCTAATGTTTGCCACATGTTATAAGCTTGTATAACTGAACGaggatttatttttatttctacaGGCAAAGTTTCATGTTCGACGGTCAAGGATTCCATGTGCGCTATTCTCCGGCCTTTCATCAAGTGCCACTTCAGAGAACTATTCCACTGCCACCTCGCGTGCCGGCTGCAATACAAGACGGTCAAGGACAAACTGCGCTCTACTGGCTTTGGTAAAGGTGGAGATCCAGATGAAGgaggttgcctatttaccgagttaggatttcgagttggatttcgagttggattttcgagttggattttctaGTTAGGATTTTTTCGCGGGATTTTTTTGGCGGttttttttggtggggtttccaataaattttcagtggttttacacAACGTACTTTGTCAGTGGTGTTGCACATCGTCTCGAGGTCTtttcaagatggaggagaaAGAGGATTGCAGATATCGGTGAGGGCAATCTTGTTTCACCTATCCTAGTCTTGCATtcgtaattgtatttttgactggAAGCAATAGCTGACACTTCAATGAATGCTTTTAGTTATGAACTATTCATTAACTTTCGACTGTCTGTTCATTTACGTGTCGAATCGGCCGGGGTTGTAACCATTTAAATCTTTCGtaaaatgtttgatttcaaGAGAATTATACACCAGACAAAACCTATACGTGATCCCAGAAATGTTACCTGGTTCAAATTTCGAACATGATATATTCAGGGCCGGGTGGAAGTGGCAAACATGGAAAGGCAGAGGAAATATTTTCAGCCATTTTTTGCGAGTCAATGTAACGAGGTGTAAATTATCCCTGTCCCAACGTCCCAGAATTGACAATTCTGATTCCAGATCCAGAGTAacaataaacagtaaaaaatattgtgatcccTATCCCAGGAGCTAAAAATCTGTTCTCTGATTGAACAAATATTGCTGGTCCAATATTCTTCGTATTAGCCAAAAATTATACAGATTAGCCGTTTTTTGACAGATGGTTATTGATTTAACGTCAAGCCCCATCAAGAAAGACATTGACCAAGGCAGTGATAATGACTTGAAGAAAGAAGACGAggttggtttcttttgtttccttttcccaTTGCACACACAGGCTGTTTTATTGACATGTAAGTAATAGGTGGTTTAGTGGTTCCAAACTGCCAACAAAAGGCATCAAAtcagtttgcattttttttaaatttcatctaGTCCTTTCACAAAGTTATGGAGCCATTTATAAGCAAAAAGAACTGCCACACATGCTTCATTCATAACCCATACCTGTATTGTCTCATTTGGTAGGTAATAACTAAAAACTGAGCGGGAATTTTTACAAAATTTACTTTGTGCGAGAGATGGGGTCTTACTTGAATGAGGAAGCTTAATGCTGTGTATCCTACTgtatagcttttttttttgttgcgttgTGTTTTTATACATTACGTCATTGTAAGTTAGGTGCATGATGGGTAATTTCTTGTTCCCTCGTGCTCTTgataatagggactttaagatagtacaCGACGGTAGACTGGGACGGTTAGATGAGTGTCATGTCACGCCAAATCCCCGTGACAGTTGACCGTCGTGCTTCTAGGACGGTATGTTTTCGCGGGGTTTCTCGTCCTGGAATCTACGGTGAAAACGGTAAGAATTCATCCATACTTATTCGCactattttagtcttttcctttattatgcattgaaaactgatcGCCCAATGGTTTAAATGTGCATTTGATTGTGTTTGTACTGATTTATCCAtctctgaaatgaaaaaatctagcGAAAAGTCTGAGTTCATTCATAGACATCACTCGGCCACATGGCGGCTAAAACCCaaatttgcttgttctcaaTGTAGCGTTATCCATGACACAAGAGGAAATATGACACAAgaggaaagcagaaaagaaaggtgAAAGATAATTTCAGCCgtttttgtttatgaaccaattcccCTTAGCGGTCTGAAACGATTTTGATTAATTCCAGATGTGTTATCTTTCAGAGGAATTTCAGTCGGTCTAGCTTCGACAACTAGCTAGCTTTGTTGTTCTTCTGATTTTCACTTTCTGTTACCATGGCTAGACAATTTTGAACAATACTTGTCGTCTTAGTCGTAGAATAACGAATTAGCCCAGTCAAACGAATAAAAGGCCCAGATGACATTAGTTTTCACCGCTGCTTTTGTCTATACAAAAACTTCCTCTTATCAATAGAAAAACTAATTTATCTCCATGTCATTTTAGGGCACCGGCATCAAATGATCTGCGGAACAAGTAAGTAGATCACTATTTGTTTGATTAAATTCATTCCTTGCCCCTGAAGAGTCTCGTAACCCATTATTGATTGCAAAGTTGACCGAAATAACATTgggaaaatattaaaatactagTTTGCAAACTAGCAAAATTTTCTAGGCATTGTAATCGTATTTGAGGATttccgtaaaaaaaaattgcttgttCTTTTTTAGTGGAACATTTAGATGGAATGACGATAAGGACAGGCTCCTTCTAGTTGAAATCCGCACAGTAGAGCCTTTTAAATTCAAGAAAAACACCAAAGAATCTGGCCACGCCTGGGCTAAAGTCGCTGAGGGTGTGAATCAGCATGGGATATTTACATCTATGCCGAGAGACGAGCGCAGTGTACGGGATAGGTTCAAGAAACTACTGACTGATTTTATGGCGAAAATCAGGAGGGTGGAGGGGGAGTCGGGAACTTCTCCAGAACCACTTAGTGAGAATGAGACCCTGTTAGAAgagattgaggagaaaatgagaTCAGCCAAAAGTGACTTGGAGGCTGCTTCAGCAAAAGATGACCAACAACAAAAGAGTGAACGCAAAAAGGCCATGGCAGCAAGGAATGCCGCAATGAAGACCTGGTCCAAAAGTGCAGCTGCAAATGGTGATTCTGATGATGAGGAAGGTGTAACAAATAGCGGGGGCAGAGGAAGGAAGAGAAGGCGAGGCAGTGATGTTGTACAGTTCTTAGAAACCAAGCGCCAAGATGAGGCTGAGTTGAGAAAGGAGGAAATGGCTCTTCGCCGGCAGGAGATGGCACTCCAGAATAAGAGGCAGGAGCAGTTTGAGCAGCAGATgctacaacaacaacagcaagccCAGCAACAGACAGTGCAAATGCAACAACAATTTGCTATGCAGCAGCAACAAGCTCAGCAAGTGCAGCAGCTCATGATGCTCATGATGCAAAAAATTGCAAAGGATTAGATTGTTTATTATTGGAGAGGTTTAAAGTTTGTTACATTCATCTTCTGTTTTGACAGAATTTGTCAGTGAATTTCACATAGCTATTTccaaagttaaaaaaaggtGTAAACAATGCAAAAGTTACATCGAGGTTGCCAATTACATGCTTTAATAAAACTGGGCTTTAAACTGAAGTTGGAAATCTAATCCATCAAGCCCTTTGTCCTATTGTAGCAACCCCCACCTCCTCCCCTCGAACCACTTAATTTATAACACACAGTACTAGTCTAAGCTCAGGGACAAAGCAGTACTCTGAACTGGCCCTTAGAAGTGGGTACCACAAATACCCTCAGTATATCGATTACAACAGGACTGGGGTATTTACTTCTGTGTTTTTGCTTGACACTTATTTCCTAGAAACGTTTGTTGATGAATTGACACTCACAACCATGTGAGCACTGTGGGGTGGACTATTAGAAGTTGGCAATAGTATGTATGGGGGTGGGGAATTCCCACCAGATTTCATGCAGTGGCTTGGTAAAAAAATCCAATTTCTCTGAATCTTAACCACACAAAAGGAAGTCCTGCAAAACAATGCCATACCCTTACCTAAATTTCTAATGGTCCACCCTTTATTGGGCCTAACTATGCCAAATAGTCATGAATAGTTGGTGGCTACAATTGGAAGTAGTCTGAAGTGATGTTGCCATAGAGACAAGTTAATATGTTTCTTAAAAGAGCACAGACTATATATTGTTTT
Proteins encoded:
- the LOC137983300 gene encoding uncharacterized protein; translation: MTQEESRKERAPASNDLRNNGTFRWNDDKDRLLLVEIRTVEPFKFKKNTKESGHAWAKVAEGVNQHGIFTSMPRDERSVRDRFKKLLTDFMAKIRRVEGESGTSPEPLSENETLLEEIEEKMRSAKSDLEAASAKDDQQQKSERKKAMAARNAAMKTWSKSAAANGDSDDEEGVTNSGGRGRKRRRGSDVVQFLETKRQDEAELRKEEMALRRQEMALQNKRQEQFEQQMLQQQQQAQQQTVQMQQQFAMQQQQAQQVQQLMMLMMQKIAKD